The genomic window GAGGGCGGCGCAGGGTCAATGAGAGGGACAAGCCCATGCGGCGCTTTGCAGGGATCATCGGGGCAGGCATCATCGGTTCGGCCCTGACACTGGCCGTCAGTGCGCCGGCGCTGGCCGAAGATGTGGTCATCCGCATCGAGGCCAAGCGCGGCGCCGAGGCGGCCGCCCAGGCCGCGCGCGGCTGGGGGGCGCAGTTTCCCGATGTGGTGACCTTTCCGCTGTCCGATGGCTGGGTCGGCATCGCGCTGGGGCCGATGCCGCGCGACCAGGCCGCCGCCCGGCTGGAGCAGCTGAAATCCCAGGGCCAGGTGCCGGGCGACAGTTTCCTGTCAGCCGCGGCGGGCCGGCAGTTGACACCGGTCAACGACGCCGCGCAGCCCGAGGCGGCGCAACCGCCCGCAGGCGCCGGCAATGCCTCGACCTTTCCGCGACCCGCCGCCGCCGATCCTGCCAGTGCCGACACTGCCGGTGCCGACCCTGATGCGGCAGAGGCACAGCCGGCGGCAGCCGAAACCGCCGCCGATCCTGTCCCGGCGCCGCCGCAGTTTCACATCCGTCTGGAATCGACCCCCGACCGCGCCAAGGCCGAACAGCTGCTGGCCGACTGGCGCCAATCCCTGCCCGAGGCCGCGCTGTGGACCTTGCCCAATGGTCGCAGCGCCATTGCCATCGGCCCCGTGGATGAAGCCGCCGGCAAGGCCTGGCTGCGGGCGCTGCGCAATGCCGGGCTGGCACCCAAGGACGCCTTTCTTGCGCCCGCCGCGGACATGGGCGACATCGCCGTCGCCGGCGACGCCCCGCGCCTGCCCGCCCCCCCGTCCGAGGACGCCCGCCCTACCATGCCGCCGCTCGAGGAGATCCAGCGCGCGCTGCGCTGGGCCGGCCATTACGACGGCGCGATCGACGGCAAGGACGGGCCGATGACGCAAAAGGCCATTGCCGAGGAAATCGTGCGGCTGCGCGCCTCGCCCGATCCGGCCACGGCGATGGCCGAACTGATCCGCCGCCGCGGCGAATGGCGCGCGCAGATGGGCCTGACCGAACTGCGCGACGACCACACTGGCCTGGCGCTGCCGGCACCGATGAACAAGCTGCAATTCGACCGCAACGAACGGGCGCTGTCGATCTATGGCCCGCGCGACGGGTCCGGCGCGGCCCTGATCCTGTTCAGCCAGCCCGGCGGCCGGCAAGAGATGCTGGACCTGACCGGGCTGGTCACCGCGCTTGGCTGGGTGCCCTCGCCCCAGCGCAGCATCACCGCCGACAGCGCCCTGCTCAAGGGCCGCAACGACACCCATATCGGTCAGGCCGAGACACGCATCATCGACGGTCAGGTGCAGGGTTTCGTGCTGATCTGGCCGGCAAGCGATGCCGAGACCCAGGCCCGGCTGGCAGCCGAGATGTCGGATGGCATCACCCGGATCAGTGCGCCCGCCGCGGCCGACGCCACCACCCAGGCCGCGGTCGACGACGCGCCGGCCCCACCCGCGCCCTAGTCGCGCCAGAACCGCGGCAGCAGCAGCACGAATACCGACAGCAGCTCCAGCCGGCCGACATACATCCCCAGGATCATCAGCCATTTCGCCGATGTGGGCAGTTCGCTGACCGAACCGTTGGCCGTCAGCTCGGGCCCCCACATCACGCCGATGTTGGCAATCGCCGTCCAGGCGCCGGTCAAAGCCGTGCGCGGATGCAGCCCGGTCAGCGCCAGCCCTACGATCAGCAGGCCAAAGGACAGGATGAACAGGGTAAAGAAGGCCATGACTGAGTTGATGACATCTTCGTCCAGCGGGCGGCCGTCATACAGCAGAGGAAACACCCGGTGCGGTGACTGCATCCGCCGCAACTGCGCCTTGACCGCCTGGAACAGCACCAGATAGCGGAACACCTTGACCGAACACGAGGTCGAGCCGGTGCAGCCGCCGATCAGCCCCGCCACCACCAGGATCACGAAGGGGAAATGCCCCCATTGCGTCACATCGGTCGACGCAAGGCCTGTGCCCGAGAATGTCGAGATGACGTTGAACGTGGTCTCGCGCAGCACCTCGGCCGGGTTCTGCGCCCCCAGCCACAACAGTCGATACAGCACGATGGCAGCTATGGCATAGCCGATCCAGCGGATATAGACGCGCACCTGCACGTCGCGCCACAGCGGCACGGCCGAGCCGCGGATCAGCTGCACCATGCGGATAAAGGGGATCGACGCCATCAGCATGAACACCGAACATGCGTATTCGGCCGGGCCGATATAGGGTCCGAAGCTGCTGTCGTAATTGGAAAACCCGCCCGTCGAACAGGTGGACAGCGCCAGCACCAGCGCGTCATAGCCGGTCATGCCCAGAAGGATATAGACGATCATGCACAGCGCGGTCATGGCGATATAGACGCCGGTCATCTCGCGCGCGATGTCGAAGGCGCGCGGCAGGATCTTGCCCAGCGTATCGAACCCCTCGGAGCGAAAGAACTGCATGCCGCCGACCTTCATCACCGGCAGGAAGATCATCGCCACCACGATGATGCCCAATCCGCCCGACCAGTTCAGGAACGCCCGCCACAGGTTCGTGCCCTTCGGCAGGTCGTCCAGCTGCGGAAAGGCGGTGGTGCCGGTGGTGGTAACGCCCGACATCGCCTCGAAATAGGCATCGGTCCAGCTGGCGCCCGGCGCGCCCAGCACAAAGGGCAAGGCGCCGGCCACCGGCAGCACCAGCCACAGCAGCGCCGTCAGCAGGAACACCTGATGGATTTCCAGCGAACGGTCCACCCGCGCCGTGGCCATTGCAACAAGTCCGCCGCCCAGCATGGTCAGCACCGCCGATTCCAGGAATACCTGCCAGTGCGGATCGCCGTGCCACCAGTCCACCAGCATCGGCAGCATCATCGTCGCCCCCAGCGCGACGACGATCTTGCCGACAATATTGGCCACCGGGCGGACATCCATCATGGCTGACTGCTTGCCCCGCCTGCACGAAAGCGTCAAGCGCGCCGCTTGCATGCGCGGCCGCCAGCCCCTATAGAGGTCGCGTCGCGGGTGTAGCTCAATGGTAGAGCAGCAGCCTTCCAAGCTGAATACGTGGGTTCGATTCCCATCACCCGCTCCACGCCTTCCGGTTCCGCGACTGCCTGGCGATGCTGGCATGGCTCGCGGCCCTGCCCTTCCGTTCGCTGTGTCTTGGCCCTATATGCTGAAGCAACACCGGCAATGGGAAAGGAAGCCATGTCCCAGAAAGCGATGCAGCGTCTGTCCTTCTTTCTGCTGATGGGATTGACGCTTTATGCCTCGTTCGTGGGCGCCGGCTAGAGGCGCGCCATGGCC from Paracoccus sp. SMMA_5_TC includes these protein-coding regions:
- a CDS encoding TrkH family potassium uptake protein — translated: MMDVRPVANIVGKIVVALGATMMLPMLVDWWHGDPHWQVFLESAVLTMLGGGLVAMATARVDRSLEIHQVFLLTALLWLVLPVAGALPFVLGAPGASWTDAYFEAMSGVTTTGTTAFPQLDDLPKGTNLWRAFLNWSGGLGIIVVAMIFLPVMKVGGMQFFRSEGFDTLGKILPRAFDIAREMTGVYIAMTALCMIVYILLGMTGYDALVLALSTCSTGGFSNYDSSFGPYIGPAEYACSVFMLMASIPFIRMVQLIRGSAVPLWRDVQVRVYIRWIGYAIAAIVLYRLLWLGAQNPAEVLRETTFNVISTFSGTGLASTDVTQWGHFPFVILVVAGLIGGCTGSTSCSVKVFRYLVLFQAVKAQLRRMQSPHRVFPLLYDGRPLDEDVINSVMAFFTLFILSFGLLIVGLALTGLHPRTALTGAWTAIANIGVMWGPELTANGSVSELPTSAKWLMILGMYVGRLELLSVFVLLLPRFWRD
- a CDS encoding peptidoglycan-binding domain-containing protein, whose protein sequence is MRRFAGIIGAGIIGSALTLAVSAPALAEDVVIRIEAKRGAEAAAQAARGWGAQFPDVVTFPLSDGWVGIALGPMPRDQAAARLEQLKSQGQVPGDSFLSAAAGRQLTPVNDAAQPEAAQPPAGAGNASTFPRPAAADPASADTAGADPDAAEAQPAAAETAADPVPAPPQFHIRLESTPDRAKAEQLLADWRQSLPEAALWTLPNGRSAIAIGPVDEAAGKAWLRALRNAGLAPKDAFLAPAADMGDIAVAGDAPRLPAPPSEDARPTMPPLEEIQRALRWAGHYDGAIDGKDGPMTQKAIAEEIVRLRASPDPATAMAELIRRRGEWRAQMGLTELRDDHTGLALPAPMNKLQFDRNERALSIYGPRDGSGAALILFSQPGGRQEMLDLTGLVTALGWVPSPQRSITADSALLKGRNDTHIGQAETRIIDGQVQGFVLIWPASDAETQARLAAEMSDGITRISAPAAADATTQAAVDDAPAPPAP